A region from the Hydra vulgaris chromosome 08, alternate assembly HydraT2T_AEP genome encodes:
- the LOC136082888 gene encoding uncharacterized protein LOC136082888 produces MESSQENCHEFDYFKGVQREKLLHEIHRYFSQDTKMTALVLYGMSGVGKTNIARKYCEVYSNFYEKIVWIDAAIGKLQTSIKNCCQILGFVIHDSIGEYYNIEVIVEKIHNYYINGKTLYVFDNVDDESIKSLNMYISRKPNSFTLITSQWRTWSNNVDRMLVDVFSPEDAFTYVKNNIEECSNENIKNLTKELGYHPFVITQAIKYINMHKISIEKYIDRYRHKPLEILDSDNFPSEEESKSAIKAINLVLFKLKKTKLIPLELLNCLSYCDGQNISKKFIIQILNQMNINDDHLIDEIVGLLTSYSFLNCFEDSKYSMHKLTQLSCRCFQSKNLSTITYLDLIENYFKFELNQVMDHVEYGNHFVLQFLYIFQSNKNRMSKTFHHMTSSIKNLLVCKGLIGEAIEILKAIQSFNKETFGENNELTLDTKRNMANCFDDMGKHNEALEIYCSIHEVQTEVLGINHPNTMKTKHNIAFCLNKMGNYSKALEIYHSVDKMQTEILSINHPDTMKTKHNIANCLNDMGKYNDALEIYYSVDKIQTKILGINHPDTMTTKLSIAICLYNMGRSNEALEIFYSVDKIRTEILGINHPDTMTTKHNIAVCLRKVGKYNEALEINYFVDKMQVEIIGINHPDTMATKHNIAICLRKMGKYNKALEIDYSVDKIQTEILGINHPDTMAAKHNIAICLRKMGKYNEALEINYSVDNIQTETLGINHPDTIATKHNIATCLKKMGKYNKALEINYSIDKTRTEMLGINHPDTMATKHNIANCLRKMRKYNQALEIYYSVDKIRTEILGINHPDEMATKHSIAICLRKMEKYNKALEINYSVDKRRTEILGINHPDTMATKHNIAICLNKMGKYKEALEIYYSVYKIRTEILGINHPDTMATKYKTAICLNTMGKYKKAF; encoded by the coding sequence GTGTTCAACGCGAAAAACTACTTCACGAAATTCATCGTTATTTTTCACAAGATACAAAAATGACCGCTTTAGTACTATATGGAATGTCAGGTGTTGGGAAGACGAACATTGCCAGAAAATACTGCGAAGTTTACTCTAacttctatgaaaagattgtctGGATAGACGCAGCAATTGGAAAGTTACAAACTTCAATTAAAAACTGTTGTCAAATTTTAGGATTTGTTATTCATGATTCGATAGGggaatattataatatagaagtaattgttgaaaaaattcacAACTATTACATAAATGGAAAAACTTTGTATGTTTTTGACAATGTTGACGATGAAAGTATCAAAAGTTTGAACATGTACATTTCAAGGAAACCAAACtcatttactttaattacaTCGCAATGGAGAACGTGGTCAAACAATGTCGATAGAATGTTAGTTGATGTTTTTTCTCCCGAAGATGCATTtacttatgtaaaaaataatattgaagaatgctcaaatgaaaacataaaaaacttaactaaagaACTTGGTTATCATCCGTTTGTTATAACACAGGCAATAAAGTacataaatatgcataaaatatcgatagaaaaatatatagatagatatagacaTAAGCCCCTAGAAATATTAGATAGTGATAACTTTCCTTCTGAAGAAGAATCAAAGTCTGCAATAAAAGccataaatttagttttatttaaattaaaaaaaactaaacttattcCATTAGAATTACTAAACTGTTTATCTTATTGCGATGGtcaaaatataagtaaaaaatttataatacaaatcTTAAATCAAATGAATATAAACGATGATCATTTAATAGATGAAATTGTTGGGTTACTTAcaagttattcatttttaaattgtttcgaGGATAGCAAGTATTCAATGCATAAACTAACGCAGTTGTCGTGTAGatgttttcaaagtaaaaatttgaGTACAATTACGTATCTCGAtctaattgaaaattattttaaatttgagttgAACCAAGTAATGGATCACGTAGAGTACGGAAATCATTTCGTTTTACAATTTCTctatatttttcaaagtaaCAAAAACAGAATGTCAAAAACATTCCATCATATGACAtcttctattaaaaatttattagtatgtAAAGGTTTAATTGGTGAAGCTATCGAAATATTAAAAGCtattcaaagttttaataaagaaaccTTTGGTGAAAATAATGAACTCACGCTTGATACAAAACGCAATATGGCAAATTGTTTTGACGATATGGGTAAGCATAACGAAGCTCTAGAAATTTATTGTTCTATTCATGAAGTACAAACTGAagttttaggtatcaaccatccaaaTACAATGAAAACAAAGCATAATATTGCATTCTGTTTGAACAAGATGGGAAATTATAGCAAAGCATTAGAAATTTAtcattctgttgataaaatgcaaactgaaattttaagtatcaaccatccagatacaatgaaaacaaaacataatatcgcaaactgtttAAACGATATGGGAAAGTATAACGatgctttagaaatttattactctgttgataaaatacaaacaaaaattttaggcatcaaccatccagatacaatgacAACCAAACTTAGTATCGCAATCTGTTTGTACAATATGGGAAGATCTAatgaagctttagaaattttttattctgttgataaaatacgaactgaaattttaggtatcaaccatccagatacaatgacaacaaaacataatatcgcagTCTGTTTGAGAAAAGTGGgcaaatataacgaagctttagaaattaattattttgttgataaaatgcAAGTTGAAATtataggtatcaaccatccagatacaatggCAACAAAACATAACATTGCAATCTGTTTGAGAaaaatgggaaaatataacaaagctttagaaattgattattctgttgataaaatacaaactgaaattttaggtatcaaccatccagatacaatggcagcaaaacataatatcgcaatctgtttgagaaaaatgggaaaatataacgaagctttagaaattaattattctgttgataacatacaaactgaaactttaggtatcaaccatccagatacaatagCAACAAAGCATAATATCGCAacctgtttgaaaaaaatgggaaaatataataaagctttagaaattaattattctATTGATAAAACACGAACTGAAAtgttaggtatcaaccatccagacaCAATggcaacaaaacataatattgcaAACTGTTTGAgaaaaatgagaaaatataaCCAAGccttagaaatttattattctgttgataaaatacgaactgaaattttaggtatcaaccatccagatgAAATGGCAACAAAACATAGTATTGCAATCTGCTTGAGAAAAATGGAGAAATATAACAAAGCTCTGGAAATtaattattctgttgataaaagacgcactgaaattttaggtatcaatcatccagatacaatggcaacaaaacataatatcgcaatcTGTTTAAACAAAATGGGAAAATATAaagaagctttagaaatttattattctgtttataaaatacgaactgaaattttaggtattaaCCATCCAGACACAATggcaacaaaatataaaaccgCAATCTGTTTGAACACAATGGGAAAATATAAGAAAgcgttttaa